TAAGAAACTTTACATTTCAGACGTCCACTGCTTAATTCTCTGGCTCAGTTCACTTGCTTCTTCCTGTGTCATGACCTTTTCTAATGATTCTCTAATGTTCCGGCTGGTTTCTTCACCAGATTCCTCGTATTTGTACAAGTAGGACCAATGGACAGATGGTATCGCGATCAGGATCGTTTCCTCTTTTCTGTTTTCATGAATAAATACGGACCTTTGTCCGTTTGAACCATAGCTTTTTCTAATTTTCAAGTAGTTCATCTCCTCTGATGTCAGACATCATACTTTTATTGACGTTTCTGTGACGGATATTGAAACGCTTGCATTTGCATTGTAGAATGATATCAGCATTTTGACAAGAATGCGCATATAAATAAGATAGGAGCTGTAAAATAATGAATATTCTCTGGGGATTAGCTGGTATTGTGACCATTCTTGGAATCGCTTTCCTCTTTTCTAATAACCGTAAGAGCATCAAGTGGCGTCCGGTATTAGTCGGGCTTGCAATTCAGCTGACATTTGCCTTTCTCGTTCTCCAAACGAGTATTGGAGCGAGCTTCCTTGAAGCATTAACTTTTGGTGTCAATAACATCATTGGTTATGCGAATGCCGGTATTGACTTCGTATTAGGCGGATTTGCTTATCAGCAGCAGGAAGGCGGATTTGTATTTGCGATTAACGTGTTGACGATTATTATTTTCTTCTCGTCTTTAATCTCGGTTCTTTACTACTTAAAGATCATGCAGTTTGTCATTAAAATTCTTGGTGGCGGACTATCATGGTTACTTGGCACAAGAAAAGCTGAGTCCATGTCTGCTGCTGCAAATATCTTCGTAGGACAAACTGAAGCACCTCTTGTTGTTAAACCTTACATTGCTAAAATGACTGATTCTGAACTGTTTGCCGTTATGACAGGTGGACTTGCTTCGGTAGCAGGTTCTGTTCTGATTGGATATTCATTGCTTGGTGTACCACTTGAATATTTATTAGCTGCGAGCTTCATGGCCGCTCCGGCTGGTCTTGTGATGGCAAAAATGTTTGTACCTGAAACAGATAATCGTCCTGACCCTGAAGATTTTAATATGGAAGCCGATGAAGAAGCTTCGAACGTGGTTGACGCGGCTGCACGCGGTGCTGCAACTGGGCTGCAGCTTGTATTAAATGTTGGTGCGATGCTTATTGCCTTTATCGCTCTCATTGCTTTGCTGAACGGTATTTTAGGTGGAATTGGTGGTCTTGTTGGATTTGACCAGCTTTCTATTGAGCTGATCCTTGGTTATGTCTTTGCACCACTTGCGTTTGCGATTGGTATTCCTTGGGATGAAGCGATCCGTGCGGGTAACTTCATTGGACAGAAGCTTGTTCTGAATGAGTTTGTAGCTTATGCGAGCTTTGCACCTGAGATTGATCAGTTCTCTGAAAAGTCAGTTGCAATCATTACGTTTGCTCTTTGTGGATTCGCAAACATTTCTTCACTTGCGATTCTATTGGGTGGTCTTGGTAACCTTGCACCTAACAGACGTCCTGATATTGCGCGTATGGGTATTCGTGCTGTTGCAGCCGGAGCGCTTGCTTCAATGCTATCCGCTGCGATTGCAGGTATGTTCTTCTAATTCTCAGAGGTTATTTTTTTACAGATATGTACCGAAAAAGCGTCACAACTCATAAGGTTGTGACGCTTTTTTAAATAGCGGGTTATTATAAATCGGGTCAGGGACATCCTCCGCTTTCCTTTGTCCAGCTGCGGCGACTAGCCCCTCGAGGTCATAAGTCAAAGATGAAAGAGGGCGAAGATCAGCCCTCTTTTCATCTTCGCCTTATGCTTGTCGGGGCTGGACGAGTCGCCTTCGCTTTTCTGTGGCCGCGCGGTGAGCCAGCTTGCGCTACGCACTGCACTGTCTCACCTGTCGCTCCTCTGCCGTAGGAGTCTGCGGATGTCCCTGACCCTTTTTAAGTCAATAATCATGCGGATGTTTTTTGCAGGTAGTTAAAAGGACCAGATTAGTTTCGGTCCTTTTAATATAAAGTCTACTAAATATATGACTGAATTCAGAAGCGTTCTTTTATGACTTCAAGTGCGATGCCACTGTCACTGTGTGGGTATTTGGTGTTTTCGATAATCTGATAGTCTTCGTGACCCTTTCCTGCGAAGATAATGATATCGTCCGGTTCTGCCTGTTGCATGAGGTGACGGACAGCCTCTCCTCTATCACCGATGCATGCGTATTGATTGTGAGTCATTCCTTTTTCAAGATCGCCTGTGATGCTGTCATAGTCCTCATAGCGCGGGTCATCTGTTGTCAGAACAACGTAATCTGCGAGTGAGGCCATTTCTGCCATAGCCGGCCGCTTGGATTTATCGCGGTTGCCTCCGGTACCAATTAAAAACAGGATCCGGTTTTTCTTAAACGGCATAACCGATTTAATGGCTTTTTCAATGGCATCAGGTGTATGGGCATAGTCAATATAAATTGATAAAGGCGCATCCGTTGGTACCCTCTCCATTCTACCTGAAACCGGGGCAATGGTACGAAGGTGTTCAACCAGCTCACTGACCTTATAGCCTTTTGCATAGAGTGCTGCAATTGCTGCCAGTGTGTTTGAAACGTTAAAGGTTCCAAGAAGCTGTGTTTCAAGCTGATACACGCCGTCTGGAGAATGAAGTGTATATAGCGTACGGTCTGATAAGTACTCTATATTTTCAGCATAAAAGTCAGCAGGTCTCTCCATGCTGTAGCTGATCACATCAAATGGTGTCATTTGGGCATAACGTTCAAACCACTCATCATCAAGATTAAGGACAACTGCTTTATCTTTGGATAAATCCTGCCCCATCTGTGAAAACAGGAGTCCCTTGGCATAGCCGTAATGATCCATCGTCCCGTGGTAATCGAGATGATCATGACTTAGATTTGTGAAGACCGCTACATCAAAGTCAACACCCCAGAGCCGGCCTTCCACCAGACCGTGTGAAGACACTTCAAAAATCATATTTGGAATCCGGTGGTCAATGGCTGTTTGCATCATTCTCTGAGTCGTGAGAAGATCGCTCGTTGTATTTGCACTCTGGTGCAGCTCACCGTCAAGGTTGAAGCCGATTGTCCCAGATAGTGCAGCTTTTTGCCCGGAAGCTTTCAGCAATGCATGGATCAGATTCGTTACGGATGTTTTCCCGTTTGTGCCTGTGACACCAAAGACGGTCATTTTTTCTGAAGGTGACTGAAAGAACCGGTCAGCCAAAATAGCTAGCGTCCGCTCAGTGCTTTTTACAACGATTTGAGTGGCAGCTCCTTCAAGATCCAGCTCCTTTTCAGAAACGATAACTGCTGCTCCATTTTCTGCAGCCTGGCGTGCATAGTCATGTCCATCCACTGTATATCCTTTAATACAGATAAAGACTGAACCTGCAAGCACCTTCCTTGAGTCAGTTTCAAGAGACGTAATTCTTTCAGGCAGCTCTCCAATTTGTTTAATTATCTTTAATGAATGAAAAAGTGTTGTCGTTTTCATAAGTAATCCTCGCTCGTCTTAATAT
The nucleotide sequence above comes from Jeotgalibacillus aurantiacus. Encoded proteins:
- a CDS encoding NupC/NupG family nucleoside CNT transporter, whose protein sequence is MNILWGLAGIVTILGIAFLFSNNRKSIKWRPVLVGLAIQLTFAFLVLQTSIGASFLEALTFGVNNIIGYANAGIDFVLGGFAYQQQEGGFVFAINVLTIIIFFSSLISVLYYLKIMQFVIKILGGGLSWLLGTRKAESMSAAANIFVGQTEAPLVVKPYIAKMTDSELFAVMTGGLASVAGSVLIGYSLLGVPLEYLLAASFMAAPAGLVMAKMFVPETDNRPDPEDFNMEADEEASNVVDAAARGAATGLQLVLNVGAMLIAFIALIALLNGILGGIGGLVGFDQLSIELILGYVFAPLAFAIGIPWDEAIRAGNFIGQKLVLNEFVAYASFAPEIDQFSEKSVAIITFALCGFANISSLAILLGGLGNLAPNRRPDIARMGIRAVAAGALASMLSAAIAGMFF
- a CDS encoding YueH family protein — encoded protein: MKIRKSYGSNGQRSVFIHENRKEETILIAIPSVHWSYLYKYEESGEETSRNIRESLEKVMTQEEASELSQRIKQWTSEM
- a CDS encoding UDP-N-acetylmuramoyl-L-alanyl-D-glutamate--2,6-diaminopimelate ligase, producing MKTTTLFHSLKIIKQIGELPERITSLETDSRKVLAGSVFICIKGYTVDGHDYARQAAENGAAVIVSEKELDLEGAATQIVVKSTERTLAILADRFFQSPSEKMTVFGVTGTNGKTSVTNLIHALLKASGQKAALSGTIGFNLDGELHQSANTTSDLLTTQRMMQTAIDHRIPNMIFEVSSHGLVEGRLWGVDFDVAVFTNLSHDHLDYHGTMDHYGYAKGLLFSQMGQDLSKDKAVVLNLDDEWFERYAQMTPFDVISYSMERPADFYAENIEYLSDRTLYTLHSPDGVYQLETQLLGTFNVSNTLAAIAALYAKGYKVSELVEHLRTIAPVSGRMERVPTDAPLSIYIDYAHTPDAIEKAIKSVMPFKKNRILFLIGTGGNRDKSKRPAMAEMASLADYVVLTTDDPRYEDYDSITGDLEKGMTHNQYACIGDRGEAVRHLMQQAEPDDIIIFAGKGHEDYQIIENTKYPHSDSGIALEVIKERF